A genomic region of Solanum dulcamara chromosome 2, daSolDulc1.2, whole genome shotgun sequence contains the following coding sequences:
- the LOC129880752 gene encoding protein transport protein Sec61 subunit beta-like — translation MALGGGGPQRGTAAAAAANLRRRKTAGGGGGAGGAGGTMLQFYTDDSPGLKISPNVVLVMSIGFIAFVAILHVMGKLYFVRREG, via the coding sequence ATGGCTTTGGGTGGAGGTGGACCGCAAAGGGGGACTGCTGCAGCAGCAGCTGCTAACCTACGTCGAAGGAAGACCGCTGGTGGCGGTGGAGGTGCAGGAGGAGCAGGTGGTACCATGCTCCAATTCTACACTGATGATTCCCCCGGACTCAAGATATCACCCAATGTTGTGCTTGTGATGAGTATTGGCTTCATAGCTTTTGTCGCAATCCTTCACGTCATGGGTAAGCTCTACTTTGTCCGCAGAGAGGGCTAG